One region of Danaus plexippus chromosome 16 unlocalized genomic scaffold, MEX_DaPlex mxdp_23, whole genome shotgun sequence genomic DNA includes:
- the LOC116771831 gene encoding LOW QUALITY PROTEIN: uncharacterized protein LOC116771831 (The sequence of the model RefSeq protein was modified relative to this genomic sequence to represent the inferred CDS: inserted 1 base in 1 codon), translating to MAILLLLMFTIPNALTFEGEMALANVTRFANGDIFSLAGPHCGLTRCMEVSRGTALASLGSGNSCVCQCRRETPAFREDQRTCVNHIDECPMASFGRGTNKPQIPFVFLPLKGQIIYPSKEIIFTDVEEAICAVTSAQYLSPTGWVTLRDVIDNDVPFGLYRDEGSTYLQWRGSPALHSRLEGRLVAAHVLCSAPKPTHLATSCAAFRVAGVTHNTVLDVRSIPFHAGETVTTEPAAQSQGLSVLESLAIGVCVLMLVFVYATGIIFYIHYKQKQRKKTKDPELNNTLSTENASTIDSRISINNMRIKNNPLMNLDSEAGLSDVSERTEDTFDSSSINTQKMSQNSNVVSAVVHSRRKKPSRPTIRATSTPERLNERLQRRSASPELEKAPHSDLSILHCSMDNNMPELPPPQSTGEPIIRKKLYFNPVFFEVEHLKNPPPAAIDFLCKLREVMSVAKEKMTSKRFIPILSDIPEEELYHTIDLGWDIHCARRGRRFSAISLKRENSRRSIHCGGCPGCDNNGKNHKATNLIRSNSCKTCVSDDYKQRIVQKWLDEAPSPSPTLVRPVKSVAKVSGTPRVVDPKGKEELRVSPNSPIEAPRNVDSETIKITETIVKEYLRNITSVNENVNLAKREENINLTVTNKDINDKSTAIPISANTSETKSQPNYGTRRVRKKXPPPPPPPMNVVEVNVSADVEPVLPEVKKKMEAVIRELNKCKRIEPVSPNKSPMTGPKLVIPVTAEPHYFSDDNLLSDNLKKDLENDKSVECDSLERRLSKKRRFSLDHSPESQRNMSIIKNTSMKRDRLTRSWRDFKVAPNNSDVSPQIISFESKSSTNDIFINGPTEPIYNNVEQLGPLTIQVRGSPVENRQKDNEDFDPDTLDRKPKRIVEETKTKKCVEKILLKSGGSFKHKLTAPACQKEKSPPEAAFTRKIGSLRQIYEAKNKTNQSDVRPFYERRGSVPYGTQELAAYMKNLEQPRSLDSKESKPPVPPKNRGSETHSKGSTPRNSPPSDRYRSSEERDRFPPYSRNDNLNARRSGRRSSRTRPRRVDIKKFCRTEDSGYLSTDSNESKRRARYLMHLKPKLIPPEVIAKNKITNLHIDTDTDELESLCDGHSESGGESVETDSVFFRNFDDPSKTFQGLVLNEFETQNRQEQIDSGFLGETNIILSGDSDSEHRSVISIVTGRDGRASASSITNLEDSYVQSVECS from the exons ATGGCGATATTACTTCTTCTTATGTTCACTATACCGAACGCTTTAACTTTTGAAGGAGAGATGGCGTTAGCCAACGTCACACGATTCGCGAATggagatattttttctttggcTG gtCCTCATTGTGGTTTAACTAGATGCATGGAGGTCTCTCGTGGTACCGCCTTAGCGTCTTTGGGAAGCGGCAATAGCTGTGTTTGTCAATGTCGCCGTGAAACGCCAGCCTTTAGGGAGGATCAGAGGACATGTGTCAACCATATTGATG AATGTCCAATGGCAAGTTTCGGACGTGGAACGAACAAACCCCAAATACCTTTTGTGTTTCTGCCTTTAAAAGGACAGATTATTTATCCTTcgaaagaaattatatttacag ACGTCGAGGAAGCTATCTGTGCTGTAACAAGCGCTCAATACCTGTCTCCGACTGGTTGGGTGACGCTGCGGGATGTGATTGACAACGACGTACCATTCGGTCTTTACAGAGATGAGGGCAGCACTTACTTACAA TGGCGTGGTTCTCCAGCACTCCATAGCCGTCTTGAAGGGAGGCTGGTTGCTGCTCACGTGCTTTGCTCTGCACCAAAACCGACTCACCTGGCTACATCCTGCGCAGCATTCAGGGTAGCTGGCGTGACTCATAACACTGTACtag ATGTTAGGTCAATACCATTCCACGCTGGTGAAACTGTGACCACGGAGCCGGCTGCACAAAGTCAAGGTCTAAGCGTTTTAGAATCACTCGCTATAGGAGTGTGCGTGCTGATGTTGGTTTTCGTGTATGCCACTGGGATCATATTCTACATTCATTACAAacagaaacaaagaaaaaagacCAAAGATCCAGAATTAAATAACACACTTTCCACTGAGAACGCCTCCACCATAGATTCACGAATAAGCATTAATAATATG AGAATCAAAAATAATCCATTAATGAACTTGGACAGTGAGGCTGGTCTATCCGATGTCAGCGAACGAACCGAGGACACATTTGATTCTTCATCAATCAATACTCAGAAAATg AGTCAAAATTCAAACGTTGTGTCCGCGGTTGTCCATTCAAGAAGGAAAAAACCGTCGAGACCAACAATACGAGCGACTTCGACACCCGAACGCCTCAACGAAAGATTACAAAGACGTTCCGCCTCACCAGAGCTGGAAAAGGCACCGCATTCAGATCTATCGATACTTCATTGCAGTATGGATAATAACATGCCAGAGCTCCCACCACCACAGTCGACTGGAGAACCAATAATAAGGAAAAAGTTATACTTCAACCCAGTGTTCTTCGAAGTAGAACATCTGAAG AATCCACCGCCAGCTGCTATCGACTTTCTGTGCAAATTAAGGGAAGTCATGTCAGTTGCTAAGGAAAAGATGACTTCGAAGAGATTTATTCCGATATTATCCGACATACCTGAAGAAGAGCTATATCATACTATCGATCTAGGATGGGACATACATTGCGCTAGACGAGGACGAAGATTTAGCGCGATAAGTTTAAAGCGTGAAAACAGTCGGAGGTCCATACATTGCGGTGGCTGTCCCGGTTGTGACAATAATGGTAAAAACCATAAAGCTACAAACCTCATTAGGTCTAACTCCTGCAAAACCTGTGTCAGTGACGACTACAAACAGAGAATTGTTCAGAAATGGTTAGACGAAGCCCCATCGCCGTCTCCGACACTTGTACGACCGGTGAAATCCGTCGCAAAAGTAAGTGGAACACCAAGAGTCGTAGATCCAAAAGGTAAAGAAGAATTAAGAGTCAGTCCAAACAGTCCAATAGAAGCACCTAGAAACGTAGATTCAGAAACTATTAAAATCACTGAAACTATCGTGAAAGAATATTTAAGGAATATAACTTCAGTGAACGAAAACGTTAATCTAGCGAAGAGGGAGGAAAATATTAACCTAACCGTCACAAACAAAGATATAAATGACAAATCCACAGCTATACCAATAAGTGCAAATACTTCGGAAACGAAAAGTCAACCCAATTATGGCACGCGGCGAGTAAGGAAGA CTCCACCGCCACCTCCGCCACCAATGAATGTGGTCGAAGTTAACGTTAGCGCGGACGTCGAACCCGTTTTGCCGGAAGTCAAAAAGAAAATGGAAGCTGTAATACGTGAACTCAATAAGTGTAAACGCATTGAACCCGTTTCACCCAACAAATCCCCAATGACGGGACCGAAATTAGTCATTCCTGTTACAGCTGAACCCCACTACTTTAGCGATGACAACCTACTTTCCGACAATCTCAAAAAGGATCTCGAAAATGACAAGTCAGTCGAGTGTGACAGTTTAGAGAGAAGATTATCTAAAAAGAGGCGATTCTCTTTGGATCATTCACCCGAATCTCAAAGGAATATGTccatcataaaaaatacttcaatgaAACGCGACAGACTGACAAGAAGCTGGAGAGATTTTAAAGTCGCACCTAACAATAGTGATGTGTCTCCTCaaataattagttttgaaTCTAAAAGTAGTacaaatgacatttttattaacggTCCTACCGAGCCCATTTACAATAATGTCGAACAATTGGGACCCTTAACGATACAGGTGCGTGGCTCTCCGGTGGAAAATAGACAAAAAGATAACGAAGACTTCGATCCAGACACATTAGACAGAAAACCTAAACGAATAGTCGAAGAAACGAAAACCAAAAAATGTGTGGAGAAAATTCTTCTCAAATCCGGCGGTAGCTTTAAGCACAAACTTACCGCACCTGCCTGTCAAAAAGAAAAGAGCCCACCAGAAGCAGCCTTCACAAGGAAAATAGGAAGTCTGAGACAAATATATGAAGCGAAAAATAAGACGAATCAAAGTGACGTACGTCCGTTTTATGAACGGCGAGGAAGCGTTCCCTATGGAACTCAAGAATTAGCAgcgtatatgaaaaatttagaGCAACCAAGAAGTTTAGATAGCAAAGAGTCCAAACCTCCAGTACCGCCAAAGAACAGAGGATCAGAAACACATTCTAAAGGCAGTACACCCAGGAACAGTCCACCGAGTGACCGGTATCGATCATCGGAAGAAAGAGATAGGTTCCCGCCTTACTCGAGAAACGATAATCTAAACGCGAGGCGCTCTGGCAGAAGATCGTCAAGAACGAGACCGAGACGAgtagatataaagaaattctGTCGCACCGAAGACTCGGGATACCTGAGTACCGATTCGAACGAATCAAAAAGAAGGGCGAGATACTTAATGCATCTCAAACCTAAGCTGATACCACCTGAAGTGATAGCAAAGAATAAAATCACCAATTTACACATAGATACGGACACAGACGAATTGGAGTCGTTGTGCGACGGTCACAGTGAATCGGGCGGGGAGAGTGTTGAGACTGATTCGGTGTTCTTCAGGAACTTTGACGATCCAAGTAAAACTTTCCAAGGGTTAGTTCTGAATGAATTCGAAACCCAAAATAGACAGGAGCAAATAGATTCTGGTTTCCTTGGTGAgaccaatataattttaagcgGCGACAGTGACTCGGAACACAGGAGTGTCATATCAATAGTCACTGGCCGGGACGGTCGAGCTTCAGCCTCCTCTATAACAAATCTAGAAGATTCCTACGTTCAGTCGGTTGAATGCTCTTAA